A region of the Penicillium psychrofluorescens genome assembly, chromosome: 6 genome:
GAACATTCCTCCGTCTGGAATACAAGAGATGGATTATTGAAAACTCGAGCCCACCCCCCGACCGACCAGATTTTGTTTCCCACTGGCAAAATCCATAACCCTCGATCTACGCCGAGCATTCGCCGTCCGACATCCGCGCGCGCAATATTACGACGAGGACTTTAATTATTCCAGCACTTCGGTTTGGAATGAAGGCTTACAATTTATCTTTTGCGTACAGGTCAACATCCCGAAGACCCGCCGGACGTACTGCAAGTCCAAGGAGTGCCACAAGCACCAGCAGCACAAGGTCACCCAGTACAAGGCTGGCAAGGTGAGAAACCAAATCGGAAAAAACACGAAACCCAAGAGAAATCCCTAACACGATTTGTGTGTGATAGGCCTCCCTGTTCGCCCAGGGTAAGCGTCGTTACGACCGGAAGCAGAGTGGTTACGGTGGTCAGACCAAGCCCGTCTTCcacaagaaggccaagaccACCAAGAAGGTCGTCCTGCGCCTGGAGTGCACTGCctgcaaggccaagaagcagctcgCCCTGAAGCGCTGCAAGCACTTCGAGTTGGGGTATGTGTTTCTGCAAGTTTTTTCTGAGGATATCATT
Encoded here:
- a CDS encoding uncharacterized protein (ID:PFLUO_009116-T1.cds;~source:funannotate) — translated: MMVNIPKTRRTYCKSKECHKHQQHKVTQYKAGKASLFAQGKRRYDRKQSGYGGQTKPVFHKKAKTTKKVVLRLECTACKAKKQLALKRCKHFELGGDKKTKGAALVF